CAGCAGATGGGATGGCGCTGAAAGTGTTGATACTTGAATGCGGGTTGGTTTCAATAGAGTGCGTCGCAGTTTCTCGGATTCTTTTGGGTACTCAATCAATCTCTGTCACTCTCTTTATGGGGCTGTGTCTCATTTGTGTGATCGTCAGTCAAAAGCACTCCAATGGACAGGGGGCGCCGTTACACACCGCAGCGGGCCAGACGGGTTCAATTTTGGGATAATTGTTCCCCCGTgtggatgccatcatctcggcCATACTTGCTGCCTTGAATCGTCTCGGTAAAACATAAAGGGCAAAAAGGCGAGCCAAAGAGGAGGCCTTTCGATTTTCTAGTCCGTTGCGCTTATACTCTTAGGCAGAGGTCTGTACAGGTACGaatacatactcgtactttcGCTCTTTTAACGGCTCCGGCACTTGAGAGCTCGCTGGTCCACGTACGGCATATGCCATGTATGACGGGATTCGGGGGCTGTGATACGGAGCACGAGTGCATGGGAATCATGTAGTGTTTTGTGATATCACTTCCTGCTTGAtgcagccaagaaggagTTGCATGCGCTTGAGTACGAAGTACATGATGTAGGCAGGCAAGTGTACATGTTGGGACtgcgaaaaaaagaggcaggaGCGTGTATCTTGGTATTTTGGCCTGAGGCCCCGTGGAGATACGGTTCCCTCCCCTCGACTTTGtcgcctctccctcccctGTTACCCACCTGGTCGCTCCAGTaagagtactcgtacatacatgcgcTTGTATGCGTGCTTCGCACATCAATTCATGTACTCACGGCATTCAGACTCACACTCGTACAGTAAGTAGCACAGCATGAATGAATCATATCCACCGACACGGGCTGCTAACGGGAGGCCCAAGGTAAGCAGCAAGGCAGCCGTTTTTCGTGGATATTGGATATTGGTCTCGCACGAGACACCGTCGCACTGCTACCACGTTAGCAAAGACTGGCTGGGAAGCGAGATCTGGACGATGCTCCCCGTGACGGGCTATTGAGTGGCAACTGGCGTTTGGACAGCGTCTGGAGCAGGGACAGATCGATTCACCGCGACTAGGGCCTGCAGCCACCACGTTTTCGGACCATGGCCGGGCCTCTCGATACGTGAAACCCGGCGTTGCAGTGCATTCCAGCGTCTTCCCGGATCATCCGCCCACCTACCACATGCACCGTACAGTGCGTGTagctgtatgtatgtacaagGACGAACCGAGGGGATTGCAAGTGTCATCGGTTGCTTCAGCCTTACAGGTATGCCGCTCCATGTTCTTGGtcgagaagaggaaggcGTCTGCGCGGAGCACGAAGGATGATGCTGTCTGTTTAGCCAAAAAGCTGCCGTTCCTAGCGGCACTGACACCCGCTTCAATCCCAGGCCAACGACAATTTTCGacggtactcgtacaagtacaggtacagatACAGGTCCTTGCTCCCTAGCATCCGAACGTCCTAGCCATCTTGTTTCGTTTGAACAGCCCGGTACAATCAAGAGAGCACAGGCGACCGGCCTCGACTTGGCTAGAGCTTCCGCACCTTATCCACCTCGCTTCAGCGACCAGACATCAAACCCTTCTCCGCCTTCCCAAGCCTTTGCTGGTTCCCATTCGATAAGACAACGacaagcaaaaaggaaaacgtGAAAAATAAGCAAAATACAGAGGCCAGCGGCAGTGCTACATCTTATCGAACGCGCCTCGATTCACTTGCCGATGCTAGTCTGCGCCAAAGCTAGGCCCGGCGTAGCCATGCAACGGCCTGGACCCTTGACAGGTCACATCGAGAGCTAAACATGGATGCTCGCTGCGCTTCTGGCTTCTGCGACTTACCTAGCTGCCACACCCTAGCGCCTGGTTATCCCAAAGCTTCTTTCTCCGGACCAAGCAGCGAGAGTTCCAGCACTTGGTTCCAGCACTGgctccagcaccagcaccagcgccgGCTTGGCCTCATCTAGCCAGGCCTTGGCCCCAAAGCGATCCCCCTGGTCGGCCGGATCCTAGTCTGGCAGTTGCATGCTAACGACTGGCCATTTAGAGGTGATGGCGACCCTCCTAATTAATCCGTTTTCCGCATGTTGGTCAGCCCAGGCAAGCCTGGTTAATACAGTAGGCCCGGCCgcatctccaccacctcgCTCCACAGACGCGATGGAATGTCCATGGACCTGCTGCCATTTTTGAGCTTGAaacgagagacgagacgagatgcCTATGGACTACGAACaagtgacgacgatgaatCTCTAGATCAGCACCTGTTGATGTGGTCCTGGCAGACGCAACACTGGGCGATATTGAAggctcagctcagccaaTATTATGTCCAGCTCCCGGCACCATTGCATCCGCCCCCCCGCAGCCGCCCTACATAGAGAAGGACAGGACGCTGCGGCGCTAAAAATTAGCGGCCTAGCGCAGCAGACGCCCTCCAAATCCAGTAAATTTGAGCTGCGTGTGGCGCCTAGCTTGCTTGCTCAGCAGGCACCTcgtgctagcagcagcagcgcagcACAGCACTGctaagagagaaaaaaacggctCCTAGCTCGGTCCAGAGCCGGCGATATCTGCGGCCGACTTTGCCAGGCCCTTAATCCTTCTCGCATTTAACAAGGTCGCCTCGCTTGTTTGGCCGCTTACCGCCGACTCCTCATCTCTTTTCCCTCATTGCCACTCTCAACCATCAATTGAGTGCATATGTTAATCGATCATTGATCTCACGCGCAGGACATTGACGCTGCGCTTGCAAAAAGACCACAGCAAAGCAACCATCCAGGCGGGAACGCAAGCGGGACGACCAACGCCTCGCTAACGTGCTTCCCCCTCTCGACCCGACTTTGATCTGGTTGACCAACGTGTCTGTGTGTTCTGTGCTCTCAGCTACGCTGTGTGTGTCCCCGAGGCTGCGTCTAAGTCTAAACTGGGGGCCAGCGTCTGCTCTGCGCGGCTGAACATATTCTTGAAATAGCCTGGTTTCAGCCTGGTGGTTTCCATCTCGCCTGCAGCAGCACGGCTCTCTCGACACTGGGCCAGCACAAGCAATCCAAAACACGTCTCCAACAATCCTCCGATCCAACATCTTAGACAAAGCGCAACGCACGCCCTCCCGTCTGTCACCCGTGGGAAACACATTCTCCGTCTGTCCCCCCCGCTCATTGTTTCGCCATCTCGGTGCCAGTACCCGTCACTGGAAAGCGAGACATTCGTCGTCGCCCTCTTGTACAGGCCAGGACTGAGAACCACCCATTGACTGCTCTTGCTTGGTGTGAAAGAATAGCATGCCCCATATGCGCGAGGTCAAGACGTGTGACCGCTGCCGCCATTTCAAACGGCGCTGCGATCTGCTCAAGCCTTCCTGCTCACGATGCATCCAGGCTGGCGTGCGCTGTAGCTTCGATGTCAATGGTGTCGCTGTTCCCGGTGCGgtggctgccgctgccaacGGCGCCACTTCTGCCTCCCCAAACTCATCACGTCAGGCCAGGGCTGCAACGGCTCtggcatcatctcctccCGTCAACGGCGATCCTGCCCAGGGCATACCTGGACAGAATGGCTTAATCTCTCCCACTGCATCGACTGAGAGCCCTGAGCCTCACGCCGTTGATGCTAATGGCATGCCGATTGAAGGTGCCGCTACTGGGGCCGCAGCGGCGAATCAGCTGCGCGTTGTCCGCAAGCGCAAGCGCAATTGCTTGAGCTGCCTGCGCTGCCACCGCCTCAAGGTAAAGTGCGACAAGGAGTTGCCGTGCGGTCGCTGCAAGTCGAGCGGTAACGGAAGAGAGTGCTATTACAGTTACAACAAGGGCCCCAACGGTGGAAAATTCCCTTGTCCCACAGCCCCATCCAGCAACAGTGAGGAGACAACGACGGTTCTTGCTACTTGGCAGGTCCAACACAAAGTACGAGGATCCAGCCATTGGCGAGACCTCATGACCAAGGTATGTCGATTTCTACAGAACACGTATGCCGCGTGCATGCTGCTGACTGCTGAGAGTAGATTGGCACTTTGACAACTTTAGAATCAGCACCACTGGCTGCCGCCCTTGAGGATGTGGCTACAAATGCCTGCTTAGCCAACTTCACACTACCAGGCAATTTCCCCTTCGGTACTCCTGGGGCAAGCAAGTACTACACTCGCGATGCCGTCACTCGATTGTTGGCAAGTGAGAGGGCAAACCACGAGAAATATCTTCAGCGGTatctcgagctgctcgacgTGGTAAATCCAATCGTGGACATTCACATCTTTAGGCGTGAGATTGAGCGCTACTGGATGGATCCCAACGCCTCAGATCTCTGTTGGCTGGCGCAGTTCCTCATGGTCATGGGCCTGGGCAGCTTTGCCTCTCCAGAAGGGGAGCCTCCTGTTGCCACGGAGCTTATGATGGCTGCTGAGGCGTGTCTTATGCAGACGCCGTTCTCCTTCCGACCAACTTTATTGGCCCTGAAAACCCTGGCCCTCATGGTTGTGGCCAAGCAAGTCTGCAATCCCACTTGCTGGTCCGTGGATTCATGCTGGTCTCTGCTCGGACTGCTCGTTCGCACGGCCTTCATCTACGGTCTTCCTCAGGACCCGTCAAGTTTGGAAGATGAGGGGCGCAaccaagaggaaaaagatTCCCGGCGAAAGCTGTGGCTCACAATCCTCTATCTTGATGTCAAGGTGGCCATGTGCACCGGAATGCCGCCTCTTACACGGCCAGATGAACTTGGTACCCTAGAAAAGATCCCTGACTGGGGTCCGCCGGACAGCCTGCAGATGGTGCTGTACCAGTCGCTGCCAACCGTGCTGGCCGTCATGGCGCAGATCAATTCCAACAAGGAGCAAATATCCTACCCCGACGTGCTGCGCTACAACGCGCAGCTACGAGAGCTCATGAGCCACGCCCAGCGAGTCTGTACCGGACAGCTGCAACGCACGACGGTCGACATCTTTTTGCGACGGTGCCTCATGGTTCTGCATCGTCCCTTTGCCTTGCACCCAGAAGGGCCCGTCATGTTTCCCGAGTCGTACTGGTCGTCCTTGGAGTGCTGCCTCGCGCTGCTGGTACACTACCGTGAGATGTGGGCTGGCGAACCGCACCTGCGCCTGGATTTGGTCGGACGAGCTTTCGTACtcgacttcttctccgcaaCTTTGACAACATACATCCATGTCCTCCGCGCAGATGCACCTCTaactggcgctgctgccatggGATGCGCCATTCCGCCCCGGCAGATCATTCTCGACACACTGCGAAGCTGTGTTGATATATGGAGCTCGGAAAAGGATAAAAGCGTGTGCTACCGCACTGGGTACAATTTGGTCGTCGCAGTGCTCAACCTGGTTCCGAAAAACAAAATCTAGCTTGATCAAAAGGAGGCGTCGGTGTTTTTGTTCTCGGCTACCCTCAAGCATGAGTTAGCTGACATGTTACAAAGTATGTCTAACGATTGCGATTGTAACGAGTGACGGCATACATCGAGTGCTGTTTTGAATCCCTTTCACCCTGTTTATTTATCAACATGATGGTCATTTTGAGACTACATATGCGTTGCACGATTCACAAGATCATGCCCTACCTTTAttccattttttttctgttttatACTTGAGGCGAGAGAGCATCCGTCTGTAATAACATCCTCATAACAGTAGGATATTCCCCCTCACATCGGCCTATATCCCCTCTCTATTGAGActttattgttttttttgcgGAGCATAGTTGAGATTCccattttctttgtcatgTTTGTGTCTTTATTTCTGATATTTTGGTCTGGACAATATCCGCATGGTGGGCTGGTGGATTACCTCGGGACGAAGCAATGAAGTTTAGCATGGCGGTTGGTTTGCGAACTTGGCAATGCAATTAGTAGGGCATATATGCGTAGTGCTATGGCCAGGGCAAGGGATGCCTGTGGAAATTAAAGACAATAATACTATTCCCGAATATATACCAttgcatgaagaagatgggatgaatGGATGAGGAGACAATGAGGCCAAACCAAGCCGGGCGTCGTGCTGTTGTAGATCGTAGGGCCAAGACGGGAGCAAATTGTCCGACCAGCCGCTAGGCACATTCATGCTTGTTCGTGTTCTGCAATAACCTGACAAGGCATGCGGCAGAAGCAGGAGAGGATCATCGTCTTGCCATGGTCGGGTGCCAGtcagaagaaaacagaaacCAGAAGTTGAGCTGCTGATAGTTCCACTGGCTTGTGATCAACCAATCTTGGAAATGGGGCGTGGCGACATGCCACCACTGCGTCATCTGGCAGTGGCTAGCAGTGGCTAGCAGCCACTAAATCTGCTGAGCTGCCACAGCACTTCAGGTTTCCAAAGGTTGTATCCCCCGCTTCACAAGCTTGGGCTGCCTTCTCCCCACCTCAGACAGAGCACATCCTAGCTTATGCATAAACAAAAAActatttctctcttgtcgCTGGCAACGTGATTCTACTATTCTACTTCTGCCTTTACTTGCACTCACAAGACCACCATCACCTGCAAGCTACGACCACGGCTGCCTACCCACGAGAGCCTCAGCCCGCGCTATCGCAGCCTCGAATCTTACCCAGATAGTCACGCCGAGGCGGAAAAAAGACGCCAAGATGACTTCAGTCGAGCGTTCGCCGCCCTCTCACAGCCCACCGGGCCCGGATGCCAAACGACCCAGAGGTGAGTCTCGATTTTGTGAATTATTTCTTATTATTCGTTGCCATCGCTGACTCTAGACGTTGCAGGCATCCTCAAAAACCCCTCCTTCAACACCGCACACTCTCCCGAAGAGTCTCGAAAAGAGGTTACCCTCGCAAACACCCAGATCAACGCCGGACACCGACGATCGTCCTCCGGAGCGGGCTCCCGCCGCCACTcctccaacagcatcaccgACCCGTCTGATTCGGCCCAGCGTCTCAAGTGGGATGAGGCCAATCTGTACTTGACGGAGCAGGAGCGCACCTCGACTATGAAAATTACCGAACCAAAGACTCCCTATGCGAAACACTACGACCCGACAGAAGACCCctccgacgacgaagaagaggcaccGGCTGGCCTGGACGGTGCTCCTTCTGGTCGCAAGAATCAACGTGCTGGCGCTGAAGACGACATTCCGGGCCTATCGCTGGGCGAaccagaggaagaaatccCGGAGAGACCGGCGCCGGCGTCGCGCAGCTCCAGCGAAAAGACGGTCCATGTGGACAAGGAGAGTGTCACCCCCTCCGCCGAAGAGGAGGTTGTGGGGCTCTCCCCCGAAGAAAGGGAGAAGCACCGCAAGTTCGAGGAGATGCGGAAGAAGCACTATGAGATGAAGAGCGTGGCGCACATTCTGGGACATCCAGAGGCGATTccagatgacgaggatgaggacgatgacgatgacgatgatgacgaggatgagggagAGAATGGAGTCCCGCCTGTTCCCCCCTTGCCTACAAATCTTGTCAATGGGTCAGCGTAGTTGAAAGAGAAGGACTTTACCACGCAAGCCGTTTCGgtttctacttcttcttattGTTATTATTACATCTCGGTGCACCGCTGCATATGGGCATGGAATGgaggcttttttttttctttttctcttgttgGCCAGTCTTTCACGGAATACGCAACAAGACTTTGGGTGGAGTTCTATGGATACGAATATGAGGCGTTTGCAGTGGATATGTGAATGTGGAACGAGAAACGTACGCAAGACGACAATGAGTGCCTTGCATGAAATAGCATGATGGGTGGTTTGGGTGAAGGACTAAGCAAGTGGTTGCTATCTCGAGCCTTTGGGCATCTACGACTTGTGGTGGTTGGAACAGACATTGCATGTCTTTATGACTGACAGAGGTGAGCTTAGAGTTAGCGCTTTTGCAGGCAGCTCTTTTCTACAAGTTGCAATTTCCATTTTATCATTCTATAAGCTGTCCCATCTCCTAATTTCCACAATATGTCCAGAATCTTGTGTCAAGTGTATCATGTCGTGTCGTGTTGTGTCGCATCGCATCTTTTGTGCTTCCCAAGGACGAACCgtcccgccgccgccgccgccgctcaaAGCAAACCCTTGCGCGCCAGTTCAATCTTGCGTGCAGTCTCTCCCTGCTTGAAACCGCCTTTTGAAACGCACGTGCGCATTCCCTCTGCGAGCTCGAACTTGTCGTCGTTGGCGTCCCATGCGCAGGGGCAGTGGTGAGGGAAGTGGACGCAGGCGAGGGTGTCGGGACAGAGGTAGTTGTCACAGGCGGCTTGTCGCATCTTCACGTCAGCTCTGGCTCTGTACTCCTATGTATGTTGTTTGGGATgtagaagaggaggagataGATAGAGGCATGAAAGCTGCACTTACAATGTGTGTATTGGTGCTGGTAGTGGCGAGCGTCACTGGGGTTGTTCTGCTGGCGCTTTTCCTGGTGatggccgccgccgccgccgccgccgccgccgccaaacaTTTggtcgaagaagccaaatTGGGCATTGGCGAGGGCGAAGAACGACAGGAGGGCTATTAGGAGGCGCATTTTGAGGAGCTTTATTCGCAACTATGGGGAAACAAGATCAGGATCGAGACAACTAACAAGGTCGTGTGATGATAATCTTGCGACTGGAGAGCAGCTCGGGATGTTAAGCTGGCCACTACAAATTCTTATCGATAAGGGACGCTCGAGATGACTAAGCGTTAAAACCTCCCAAATTTGGCAACTTTTGGGCTAGGATCATGCAAAGGTGCATTGAAGCATTTTGACATCAAACCCCTCGCAGGCCAGAAAAAAATCCCCCCCACGACAAGAGGGGAACGTCGCATGGCCATGCGGTTCTTCATGATGCAGCGGCCGATATTGGCTGCTGTGACTGGCATTGCCAGGCCAAGTCTTGTCAACAGCGCTGTTGCTCCTCTGGGGACTCAATTGGCCAATGCCTTGGTTGAAGGTCGAAGAAATGCTTCGGTGAAGGCGCAGGGAGcctacaagaagaagagcaagaggggAATTCCTAACAAGCTGGGTGCTAAGCGGACTGGAGGTATGTTTGACACTGCAATTGGAGGTTCCAATGGCTGAGATACGAGTCTTGCTAACTCAGTGTGTGTCTGAACATAGATCAATTCGTCATTCCCGGCAATATTCTCTACAAGCAGCGCGGAACACACTGGTGGCCAGGCGAGAACTGTATCATGGGCCGCGATCACACCATCCACGCCATGGCAACTGGCTATGTCAAGTACTACCGTGATCCCGCGAAGCACCCCGACCGAAAGTACATTGGCGTCGTCTTCAATAAGGAAGACACCCTGCCCTACCCGCTGCACGCCGAGCGAAAGCGCAAGCTCAACAAGACGGTGCACACGATACGGACtgaggcggccaaggctgaggttTCGCCGTCGGGAATCCCCTTTGAGGTCACACGAGTGGAGGCTGGAGAACCCGACAGGCTGCTGAGGTTGAGGTCGGATTACAGCTATCGCGAGGACAACTGGCGCATCGGCCGGCTGGTGAAGACGACGGGCCTGAAGACGAAGGCGTTCCGGACGCGCAAGCAGTGGTTTAGACATAGacggtggaggagggagagggagattGCTGGGcagaaggaggctgagaagaagagggcggagagcggtggtggtggtaagGTGATGAAGGCGATTAGCAAAAAGGCTGCGAAGAAGGCCGCGAAGAAGGCTGGAAAGAAGGCCAAATAAATGGGTAGAGAGGTTTGAGCTGTGTGGGATTTTGTATTTATCCAAGTGTATAGTAGAAACGAATGAACGGAATGATTTGAATTAGAATTCAGACAGGTATATCTTTGCTAATGCTTGCTTGGGAATGTGTGAATGGGTTTTGCATTGGTCTTATTAGCACCTATCTGTGGCATCTTGAAACTGGGtaccctcttcttcagaagcTTCGATGAAACGATTCAAGCCTGAATGCTGTGATGTTATATGGCACTACCCAGTAAGCATCGTCGATATATAAAGAACCTTGAAGTATATCATGAGGTAATGGGCAAGTTCATCTCACGAATCACATGTTAGATGGTTTCTGATATATGAATGAAGTGAAGCCACGCTCAAAAGGCATTACCTAATCCAGAGCAGTGCGGAAAGCGGCCCTCGCGCCTGGCGCCTGTTCCTGAGTCTTACAGTAGAAGCTACAGCCTTGTGGTTGTGCCCCTCGCCCACTGCACGTCACTGAAGCTCCACTGTAATCCGCTGTAAGTCTGTGAGTGTGCATAGGTGCACTTCTTCCCAAACTTCACGCTTGATCGCGGCCTAGCGCGAAGGAGCCCGTGGCCACGAAAGGCTGGGATAGGAGTTGAGTTGCTTGGTTGCCTTGAATACCGTTCGATCACGATACGACTTCGAATTCCTTATACAATCAACAAAACGTGGTCGCAGCAGCTTGTCTGCGCGTCATGCCTGGAGCTTGGGTAGCTCGAGCCTCAACTTTGACGATCCGAGGCCGTGTGGTGACACGTCCGTACTCGTGTATCGTGGTCGTGAATCCATTCGATGCGTGCCGAATCAACCTGAGATCCCTTGCCGACGATATCTAGACTATATAGCGCAATCAGCGGCTCTGATCCCGCGCGCACGCAATCATGGCTTCCACTACCGAGGGCGGCAATCCAGGACATAGGATGAAACGGACTGGACGGGCtccttggaggaggagcaccTTTGGAGGGttatcgtcatcatcaccgccggTGGGGGATaagatgaagagccagcCGGGCCAGGGAGACGATGTGCCAATTCCAATGGTTGTCAGCGACATCCTCCCACCAGCTGCGAGCTATCAAGGTGCGCCGCCAATCGAGACACCCGTGCCTCTACCCGTACCTATGCGCATGCCAccttcgacgacgacgacgacgacgacggctgCAGCACCTGGGTTGGCGGCGAAACAAAATACATTGGCGGCGAACAAGAATATAGTGCAAGCGCAGAAGGactgggagaagaagcagacaaaGGTGGAAGATCAAGGTAAGCAGTGCGGATCACGGTGTTTGCGTTGTTTGCCTTTTGCGTTTGCCTCTGTTGGGCGCACAGGGCAGGGAGAAAAGGGATGGGACGAACTGAGCCAATGGTCAGCTCAAAGTGAACTGAATTTGCTACAGCTGTCAATTCACTTGGCCGTCTCCCCTCCCTACCTGtgttgtttctttgttgctgttggttgcTGCTAACATTTACCCTGGTACAGGTCCTACCCAAGAACGACGTCCCCAGACGCATGGGGATTTGCCAAACGCATCAACAAGGCGTGAATCGACAGAAATATCCGAGGCATCACCTCAAAGCCAATTGAAATCAGAGATAGATGCAATGGCTGGCCTGAAGCGCTTGCCAGAAGaggctctgctgcagcagatgacgGAGTTGAATAGGCCTGCGAGTGTTAATCCGAGAAGGCGAGAGTCAAGACCTAGTacggcttcctcttctgcatctgcatccacATATGCGTCTGCGTCTATGTCTGCGTCTCCTGTCCCTTCCGACCCAGGAGATGCCATGGATACTGGGGACGTTGAGGCTGCCCGAACCGGCCTCCAGACTAACGCGGACAATGCATCATATTATACTTATATAGGTAATTACACCATGTTGCACACGACGCTTGTCTTTGTTTGGTGCCGAGCTGACTTGGTTGCTACTAGAGGATGACGGAACCGAACAGAGCACGAACAACGCACCAATTCCACCCGGCAAGGAACGAtatgacgatggcgaaaaCAGCGAGAACGGCGGTAAAAAGCCCTTTGTGTGCCCCGTACGGGATTGCAGAGTTCTTTCCCAAAATATGAGGGCTCTGTCATCACACTTTCACGGAAAGCATAACCGCTCCTTGTTTAAtgacaatggcgatggcACATTCTCCAAGGTTGGCGACTACGTGAACGAAGACGGCAGTTCTCCAGGTATCATCGTGTCTCTCAACCCCCTGTCGCCGGGAGCGCCACCACCTGCGGTTCCAGACTACACGGAGAACCGGAAGAAGCTGCTCAGCCTGCTCAGTAAGAGGAGCTTCTCAACGAGCAGAGTGAGCGTCGGAGGAAGCGCTCCGCCAGACACGTCGAAACGCTCCTTGCGCGGCGAGTCAAGCAACGAAACCATGGAAGAGAGACTGGCGAAGCGGCCCAAAACCACGCCAGTCCCTTTGCCTGTTCAGGCCACTTCCTTTgtttcgccgccgccgataGAGCAGGCAGAACCATCGCCTCCTTCAATACCACCTCCTCCTATACAGTCCTCGGAGTCGCCGCCCATGACCGATGTTCTTCGGTACTTGCATAGGAGCCTCTCACCTAGCCAGCAAATCCCTGCTCGGCTGGACGTATTGGCATTATCCAAATACAAGCAGGTTCGCAATTTGCCGGGTTTATGGTGGGAGCATCATCACAATAAGACGCTTGATCCCCTCCAATATGCCTGTACTCTT
This genomic stretch from Trichoderma breve strain T069 chromosome 1, whole genome shotgun sequence harbors:
- a CDS encoding fungal zn(2)-Cys(6) binuclear cluster domain-containing protein, giving the protein MREVKTCDRCRHFKRRCDLLKPSCSRCIQAGVRCSFDVNGVAVPGAVAAAANGATSASPNSSRQARAATALASSPPVNGDPAQGIPGQNGLISPTASTESPEPHAVDANGMPIEGAATGAAAANQLRVVRKRKRNCLSCLRCHRLKVKCDKELPCGRCKSSGNGRECYYSYNKGPNGGKFPCPTAPSSNSEETTTVLATWQVQHKVRGSSHWRDLMTKIGTLTTLESAPLAAALEDVATNACLANFTLPGNFPFGTPGASKYYTRDAVTRLLASERANHEKYLQRYLELLDVVNPIVDIHIFRREIERYWMDPNASDLCWLAQFLMVMGLGSFASPEGEPPVATELMMAAEACLMQTPFSFRPTLLALKTLALMVVAKQVCNPTCWSVDSCWSLLGLLVRTAFIYGLPQDPSSLEDEGRNQEEKDSRRKLWLTILYLDVKVAMCTGMPPLTRPDELGTLEKIPDWGPPDSLQMVLYQSLPTVLAVMAQINSNKEQISYPDVLRYNAQLRELMSHAQRVCTGQLQRTTVDIFLRRCLMVLHRPFALHPEGPVMFPESYWSSLECCLALLVHYREMWAGEPHLRLDLVGRAFVLDFFSATLTTYIHVLRADAPLTGAAAMGCAIPPRQIILDTLRSCVDIWSSEKDKSVCYRTGYNLVVAVLNLVPKNKI
- a CDS encoding protein phosphatase inhibitor 2 (IPP-2) domain-containing protein produces the protein MTSVERSPPSHSPPGPDAKRPRGILKNPSFNTAHSPEESRKEVTLANTQINAGHRRSSSGAGSRRHSSNSITDPSDSAQRLKWDEANLYLTEQERTSTMKITEPKTPYAKHYDPTEDPSDDEEEAPAGLDGAPSGRKNQRAGAEDDIPGLSLGEPEEEIPERPAPASRSSSEKTVHVDKESVTPSAEEEVVGLSPEEREKHRKFEEMRKKHYEMKSVAHILGHPEAIPDDEDEDDDDDDDDEDEGENGVPPVPPLPTNLVNGSA
- a CDS encoding ribosomal l27 protein domain-containing protein, which produces MRFFMMQRPILAAVTGIARPSLVNSAVAPLGTQLANALVEGRRNASVKAQGAYKKKSKRGIPNKLGAKRTGDQFVIPGNILYKQRGTHWWPGENCIMGRDHTIHAMATGYVKYYRDPAKHPDRKYIGVVFNKEDTLPYPLHAERKRKLNKTVHTIRTEAAKAEVSPSGIPFEVTRVEAGEPDRLLRLRSDYSYREDNWRIGRLVKTTGLKTKAFRTRKQWFRHRRWRREREIAGQKEAEKKRAESGGGGKVMKAISKKAAKKAAKKAGKKAK